A stretch of Stenotrophomonas indicatrix DNA encodes these proteins:
- a CDS encoding O-antigen ligase family protein: MPALVLTIPINLLPYALLLLVSTAMVPGLLWQARRMDKQPIKVLSWLMLAVLVMAIVSVALFEQGLRDVDNRSRFLVIPWIALWVCALRPDMRWLWRGALAGLVGTFVLSALQVFQGAARAELFTNAIVLADIVMMLMVLLVFCRPSRRWSLVIVGMAAGCGTIILTGSRGVFAALLALLVVLALSLRWRTGAARLSVLAGMLAIGATLLLSVPELRHQVRLSELHSDVQRMEQGDSDSSAGARVERLQVAWETFLDHPLTGVGIGHFDRAMKRVPACRENPQEIRCHLRHAHNDLAEWSATQGLPGMLLLLAVYGVPLWVFLRLHRRSGHATFRGPAAAGVMVVVSYILCGLTQSMFAHQMTASFYVTIVGLLTGLSIVEGARHRAKNAR, translated from the coding sequence ATGCCGGCACTGGTGCTGACGATCCCGATCAACCTGTTGCCCTACGCGCTGCTGCTGCTGGTCAGCACGGCGATGGTGCCCGGCCTGCTGTGGCAGGCCCGGCGTATGGACAAGCAGCCGATCAAGGTCCTCAGCTGGCTGATGCTGGCGGTGCTGGTGATGGCCATCGTGTCGGTCGCGCTGTTCGAACAGGGCTTGCGCGATGTCGACAATCGATCCCGCTTCCTGGTCATCCCGTGGATCGCACTGTGGGTGTGTGCGCTGCGCCCGGACATGCGCTGGCTGTGGCGCGGTGCGTTGGCCGGACTGGTGGGCACCTTCGTGCTTTCGGCGCTGCAGGTGTTCCAGGGTGCGGCACGCGCCGAACTGTTCACCAACGCGATCGTGCTCGCCGACATCGTGATGATGCTGATGGTGCTGCTGGTGTTCTGCCGGCCGTCGCGGCGCTGGTCGTTGGTGATCGTCGGAATGGCCGCCGGCTGCGGAACCATCATCCTGACCGGAAGCCGGGGCGTGTTCGCGGCCCTGCTGGCGCTGCTGGTGGTGCTGGCACTGAGCCTGCGCTGGCGCACCGGCGCGGCGCGTCTTTCAGTGCTTGCCGGCATGCTGGCCATCGGCGCGACCCTGCTGCTGTCGGTGCCCGAGCTGCGCCACCAGGTGCGGTTGTCCGAACTGCACAGCGATGTGCAGCGCATGGAGCAGGGTGACAGCGACTCTTCGGCCGGGGCGCGCGTCGAGCGCCTGCAGGTGGCGTGGGAGACCTTCCTCGACCATCCACTGACCGGGGTGGGCATCGGCCACTTCGACAGGGCCATGAAGCGTGTGCCGGCCTGCCGCGAGAATCCGCAGGAAATCCGCTGCCACCTGCGCCATGCGCACAACGATCTGGCCGAATGGTCGGCCACCCAGGGCCTGCCGGGCATGTTGCTGCTGCTGGCGGTATACGGGGTGCCACTGTGGGTGTTCCTGCGCCTGCACCGGCGCAGTGGACACGCTACCTTCCGTGGCCCTGCCGCCGCCGGCGTGATGGTGGTGGTGTCCTACATCCTGTGCGGCCTGACCCAGTCGATGTTCGCGCACCAGATGACCGCAAGCTTCTACGTCACCATCGTCGGCCTGCTGACCGGCCTGTCGATCGTGGAAGGTGCCCGGCACCGGGCAAAGAACGCCCGGTAG
- a CDS encoding ArnT family glycosyltransferase, giving the protein MLKTRASRQTWLFVVMALLVLGAGLGLRDPWPSDEPRFALVAKQMVDSGDWLFPHRGLELYSDKPPMLMWWQATLYSVIGNWRVAFLLPSLIAALGTLWCVVDLGRRLWTRQVGLYAGWALLFALQFTFQAKKAQIDPLVVLFITLANYGLLRHLLLGPAWRWWWLGWFFAGIGVITKGVGVIALLMIVPAVIGSALHWPRVRLHARDLRFWLAPLAFVLAVALWLVPMVMTALATRSGEYLAYMDDILFRQTAKRYAQSWDHHQPWWYFLGTMPSMWIPAFLAVPWAIPAWRRRLQRRDARYLLLLGWWALIVLFFSIPNGKRDVYILPALPMFCLALAPLLPGLLRRRDVQWLLGAFTLLLSLGTLAAGLSALLGKPGFEVRLMQTRGIGNGEMNALAWAAMAMGGWGMASLLLFGRGRRQLALVSTLTAVWVLYSLIGYPLLNDSSSARGLMRHTGQRIGADAELGLVAWKEQNLLMADRPAATFGFNEPWDAQLAAAVEWQQLAPRRRWLLVHEDALLPCIDRNHAELAGIANRRRWWLVPAAAVQGRCVASAEERERERRLQREE; this is encoded by the coding sequence ATGCTGAAAACCCGTGCGTCACGCCAGACATGGCTGTTCGTTGTGATGGCCCTGTTGGTGTTGGGTGCCGGGCTGGGACTACGCGATCCCTGGCCCTCGGACGAACCGCGCTTCGCCCTGGTCGCCAAGCAGATGGTGGACAGCGGCGACTGGCTGTTCCCGCACCGTGGGCTGGAGCTGTACTCGGACAAGCCGCCGATGCTGATGTGGTGGCAGGCCACGCTGTACAGCGTGATCGGCAACTGGCGCGTAGCGTTCCTGCTGCCTTCGCTGATCGCTGCACTGGGCACGCTGTGGTGCGTGGTCGACCTCGGGCGGCGCCTGTGGACACGCCAGGTCGGCCTGTACGCTGGCTGGGCGCTGCTGTTCGCCCTGCAGTTCACCTTCCAGGCGAAGAAGGCGCAGATCGACCCGCTGGTGGTGTTGTTCATCACCCTGGCCAACTATGGCCTGCTTCGCCACCTGTTGCTGGGGCCTGCCTGGCGCTGGTGGTGGCTGGGCTGGTTCTTTGCCGGCATCGGGGTGATCACCAAGGGCGTGGGCGTGATCGCGCTGCTGATGATCGTGCCAGCGGTGATCGGTTCGGCCCTGCACTGGCCACGGGTGCGACTGCATGCGCGCGACCTGCGCTTCTGGCTGGCGCCGCTGGCATTCGTGCTGGCCGTCGCGCTGTGGCTGGTGCCCATGGTGATGACCGCGCTGGCCACCCGTTCCGGCGAATACCTGGCCTACATGGACGACATCCTGTTTCGGCAGACCGCCAAGCGCTATGCGCAATCGTGGGACCACCACCAGCCATGGTGGTACTTCCTGGGCACCATGCCGTCGATGTGGATTCCGGCCTTCCTGGCGGTGCCGTGGGCGATCCCCGCCTGGCGGCGCCGGCTGCAGCGCCGGGATGCGCGCTATCTGTTGCTGCTGGGCTGGTGGGCGCTGATCGTGCTGTTCTTCTCGATCCCCAATGGCAAGCGCGACGTCTACATCCTGCCGGCGCTGCCGATGTTCTGCCTGGCACTGGCGCCGTTGCTGCCGGGGCTGCTGCGCCGGCGCGATGTGCAATGGCTGCTGGGCGCGTTCACCCTGCTGCTGTCGCTGGGGACGTTGGCCGCGGGGTTGTCTGCCCTGCTGGGCAAGCCCGGCTTCGAAGTGCGGCTGATGCAGACGCGGGGCATCGGCAATGGCGAAATGAACGCCCTGGCTTGGGCGGCGATGGCGATGGGCGGCTGGGGTATGGCCAGCCTGCTGCTGTTCGGGCGCGGCCGCCGTCAACTGGCGCTGGTTTCGACTCTCACTGCGGTGTGGGTGCTGTACAGCCTGATCGGCTATCCGCTGCTGAATGATTCAAGTTCCGCCCGCGGCCTGATGCGGCACACCGGCCAGCGTATCGGCGCCGATGCGGAGCTGGGACTGGTGGCCTGGAAAGAGCAGAATCTGCTGATGGCCGACCGCCCGGCAGCCACCTTCGGTTTCAACGAGCCTTGGGATGCGCAGCTGGCTGCGGCCGTGGAATGGCAGCAGTTGGCGCCCCGGCGCCGCTGGTTGCTGGTCCACGAAGACGCGCTGTTGCCCTGCATCGACCGCAACCACGCCGAGTTGGCCGGGATCGCCAACCGCCGCCGCTGGTGGCTGGTACCGGCTGCTGCCGTGCAGGGCCGCTGCGTGGCCAGCGCGGAGGAACGCGAACGTGAACGACGGCTGCAACGTGAGGAATAA
- the rsmB gene encoding 16S rRNA (cytosine(967)-C(5))-methyltransferase RsmB — MSKANDFSIAKAAPGAATRMLAARVLAQVFTRGRSLKAELAWALPKLADTRDRALLEALCFAVLRRRSTYDAALQGWMQKPLSARDADLRTLLMVGFAQLDVLALPAHAALSATVDAARALGRERQAGLVNAILRRAQREGFPEQPARDAFPAWLAEAVERDWPAQAEAIFAASLQPAPLWLRANRQQGGRDKMMAALAEAGIAAEASALSADALRLAVPVPVNQLPGFGEGLLSVQDLSAQCAADALAPPAGSRVLDACAAPGGKSAHLLERDPSLRLLALDIDARRLARARDTFARTGVGEGAQVLVADASDPGAWWDGVPFDAILLDAPCSATGVIRRQPDVMFHRRAEDIDALVGIQARLLEACWSMLRPGGVLLYATCSILRAENVDQVKGFLKWHADAEAVALDDAFGLDCDGIARQRLPGENDADGFFYARLLKKG, encoded by the coding sequence GTGAGCAAGGCAAACGATTTTTCCATCGCCAAGGCGGCGCCGGGCGCGGCCACCCGCATGCTGGCTGCGCGCGTGCTTGCGCAGGTGTTTACCCGCGGTCGTTCGCTCAAGGCGGAACTGGCCTGGGCGCTGCCGAAGCTGGCCGACACCCGCGACCGCGCGCTGCTTGAAGCGTTGTGCTTTGCGGTGCTGCGTCGTCGCAGCACCTATGACGCCGCCCTGCAGGGATGGATGCAGAAGCCGCTGTCCGCGCGCGACGCCGACCTGCGCACGCTGCTGATGGTGGGCTTCGCCCAGTTGGATGTGCTGGCCCTGCCGGCCCATGCGGCGCTGTCGGCCACGGTCGACGCTGCGCGCGCACTCGGCCGTGAGCGCCAGGCTGGCCTGGTCAATGCGATCCTGCGCCGCGCCCAGCGCGAGGGTTTCCCCGAACAACCTGCACGCGACGCATTTCCGGCCTGGCTGGCCGAGGCCGTCGAGCGCGACTGGCCGGCACAGGCCGAAGCGATCTTCGCCGCCAGCCTGCAGCCGGCGCCGCTGTGGCTGCGTGCCAACCGCCAGCAGGGCGGGCGCGACAAGATGATGGCGGCCCTGGCCGAGGCGGGCATTGCCGCCGAAGCCAGCGCGCTGAGCGCCGATGCGCTGCGACTGGCCGTGCCGGTTCCGGTGAACCAGCTGCCCGGCTTCGGCGAAGGCCTGCTGTCGGTGCAGGATCTGTCGGCGCAGTGTGCAGCCGACGCGCTGGCGCCGCCGGCCGGCAGCCGCGTGCTTGACGCCTGTGCCGCCCCGGGCGGCAAGTCGGCGCACCTGCTCGAGCGAGACCCCAGCCTGCGATTGCTGGCGCTGGATATCGATGCCCGTCGTCTGGCGCGCGCCAGGGATACGTTCGCCCGCACCGGTGTGGGCGAAGGCGCCCAGGTCCTGGTGGCCGATGCCAGCGATCCGGGGGCATGGTGGGACGGCGTTCCGTTCGACGCGATCCTGCTGGACGCACCGTGCTCGGCCACCGGCGTCATCCGCCGGCAACCGGACGTGATGTTCCATCGCCGTGCGGAAGACATCGATGCGCTGGTCGGCATCCAGGCCCGCCTGCTGGAAGCCTGCTGGTCGATGCTGCGCCCCGGTGGTGTGTTGCTGTATGCCACCTGCTCGATCCTGCGCGCGGAAAACGTCGATCAGGTAAAGGGCTTCCTGAAATGGCACGCGGATGCGGAAGCGGTCGCGCTGGATGACGCATTTGGTCTGGATTGTGACGGTATTGCTCGCCAGCGCCTGCCCGGTGAAAACGATGCTGACGGATTTTTCTACGCGCGTCTGCTAAAAAAGGGCTGA
- the fmt gene encoding methionyl-tRNA formyltransferase, protein MRIVFAGTPEFAVSSLRAAARHHEVVAVYTQPDRPAGRGRGLAPSPVKLEAVARGIPVYQPETLKDEAAQQQLRDLQPDLMVVVAYGLILPKAVLTIPTHGCWNVHGSLLPRWRGAAPIQRAIQAGDSKTGICLMQMEAGLDTGPVLLHQELPIAATDTGGQLHDKLAELGAQVLSDGLGLLRAGIKPIARPQPEQGVTYAHKLDKAEAKLDWAQDAEALARTVRAFNPWPIAEALLAGERVRIHGAVALDVAHGQAPGTVLAAGREGIDIACGQGALRLRVLQREGGKAITAADYLNARRDLRVGV, encoded by the coding sequence ATGAGGATTGTCTTTGCCGGTACGCCGGAATTCGCGGTGTCGTCGCTGCGCGCGGCCGCGCGTCATCACGAGGTGGTGGCTGTCTATACCCAGCCCGATCGCCCTGCCGGTCGCGGCCGTGGTCTGGCGCCTTCGCCGGTCAAGCTGGAAGCGGTCGCCCGTGGCATCCCCGTGTACCAGCCGGAAACGCTGAAGGACGAAGCGGCCCAGCAGCAGCTGCGTGACCTGCAGCCGGACCTGATGGTGGTGGTGGCCTATGGCCTGATCCTGCCCAAGGCGGTGCTGACCATTCCGACCCACGGTTGCTGGAACGTGCATGGTTCGCTGCTGCCGCGCTGGCGTGGCGCCGCACCGATCCAGCGCGCCATCCAGGCCGGTGACAGCAAGACCGGCATCTGCCTGATGCAGATGGAAGCCGGCCTGGATACGGGCCCGGTGCTGCTGCACCAGGAGCTGCCGATCGCCGCTACCGATACCGGTGGCCAGCTGCACGACAAGCTGGCCGAGCTTGGCGCACAGGTGCTGTCCGATGGGCTGGGCCTGCTGCGCGCCGGCATCAAGCCGATCGCACGGCCGCAGCCGGAGCAGGGCGTGACATACGCGCACAAGCTGGACAAGGCCGAGGCAAAACTTGACTGGGCGCAGGACGCAGAAGCGCTGGCGCGCACGGTGCGTGCATTCAATCCGTGGCCGATTGCCGAGGCACTGCTGGCCGGTGAGCGCGTGCGCATCCATGGCGCGGTGGCGCTGGATGTGGCGCATGGCCAGGCGCCGGGTACGGTGCTGGCCGCTGGCCGCGAGGGCATCGACATCGCCTGCGGGCAGGGCGCGTTGCGCCTGCGCGTGCTGCAGCGCGAAGGCGGCAAGGCAATCACCGCTGCCGACTACCTCAATGCGCGCCGTGATCTGCGCGTGGGGGTTTGA
- the def gene encoding peptide deformylase has product MALLPILEFPDPRLRTKAALIDAAEVTTPAFQELLDNMFETMYDAPGIGLAASQVDVHQRFMVIDVSEEKNEPRVFINPEIVAKDGGQVYQEGCLSVPGIFADVTRADTITVKFLDRQGQPQELTTDGLLAVCVQHEMDHLDGKLFIDYLSPLKREMVRKKLAKQRKHVA; this is encoded by the coding sequence ATGGCTTTACTCCCCATCCTTGAGTTCCCCGATCCGCGCCTGCGTACCAAGGCTGCGTTGATCGATGCCGCCGAAGTGACCACGCCGGCGTTCCAGGAGCTGCTCGACAACATGTTCGAGACCATGTACGACGCCCCGGGCATCGGCCTGGCTGCCAGCCAGGTAGACGTGCACCAGCGCTTCATGGTCATCGACGTGAGCGAAGAAAAGAACGAGCCGCGCGTCTTCATCAACCCGGAAATCGTCGCCAAGGACGGGGGCCAGGTGTACCAGGAAGGCTGCCTGTCGGTGCCCGGCATCTTCGCCGACGTGACCCGTGCCGACACCATCACCGTCAAGTTCCTGGATCGCCAGGGGCAGCCGCAGGAGTTGACCACCGACGGCCTGCTGGCGGTCTGCGTGCAGCACGAGATGGACCATCTGGACGGCAAGCTGTTCATCGATTACCTGTCGCCGCTGAAGCGCGAGATGGTCCGCAAGAAGCTGGCCAAGCAGCGCAAGCACGTGGCGTGA
- a CDS encoding LysM peptidoglycan-binding domain-containing protein, with amino-acid sequence MLLRFRTVVAAAMLTVAAYATAVEVNGGHPDTYVVRKGDTLWDIAGRFLQKPWLWPEIWQANPQVANPHLIYPGDVLSLAYLDRVTAQPGPRQEAPVTGVPLAQVEPFLKQLSVVDSIEQLPYVVGLEDNRLRATGGQTAYVRLADAQVGQRWAVVRPTVRYAQPKPTEDLTANGDVTPGSGNLWKAFSAPNHRRGVLGYELAQVGTGTITQVAGGKTEASTLVLDNASGGREVRAGDRLVPVEATPYDLQFFPHVPAAGVEGVDVRVLAVTDMFTTGGPRDVIAISAGRAQGVDNGTVFSLWRHGSHVAHRMKFPGSSRMDDSISTGAGRVSLPDEYAAHAMVFRTFDNVSYALVMQGVKPVRVGYSALHPDAK; translated from the coding sequence ATGTTGCTTCGTTTTCGTACGGTCGTCGCCGCGGCGATGCTGACCGTGGCTGCCTATGCTACCGCCGTGGAAGTGAATGGCGGGCACCCGGACACCTATGTGGTCCGCAAAGGGGACACCCTGTGGGACATCGCAGGACGATTCCTGCAGAAACCATGGCTGTGGCCGGAGATATGGCAGGCCAATCCGCAGGTCGCCAATCCACACCTGATCTATCCCGGTGACGTCCTCAGCCTGGCCTACCTGGACCGCGTGACGGCCCAGCCCGGCCCGCGCCAGGAAGCCCCGGTAACCGGCGTGCCGCTGGCCCAGGTCGAGCCGTTCCTGAAGCAGCTCAGCGTGGTCGACAGCATCGAACAGCTGCCCTATGTGGTCGGCCTGGAAGACAACCGCCTGCGCGCCACCGGTGGGCAGACCGCCTATGTGCGCCTGGCCGACGCCCAGGTCGGGCAGCGCTGGGCCGTGGTCCGCCCGACCGTGCGCTACGCCCAGCCCAAGCCCACCGAGGACCTGACCGCCAACGGCGACGTCACCCCGGGCAGCGGCAATCTCTGGAAGGCGTTCAGCGCACCCAACCACCGCCGCGGCGTGCTGGGTTACGAGCTGGCACAGGTCGGCACCGGCACCATCACCCAGGTGGCTGGCGGCAAGACCGAAGCGTCAACCCTGGTCCTGGACAACGCCAGTGGCGGCCGTGAAGTGCGTGCCGGCGACCGTCTGGTGCCGGTCGAGGCCACGCCGTACGACCTGCAGTTCTTCCCGCATGTCCCCGCCGCCGGCGTGGAAGGCGTGGATGTACGCGTGCTGGCAGTCACCGATATGTTCACTACCGGCGGCCCGCGCGATGTGATCGCGATTTCCGCTGGTCGCGCCCAGGGCGTGGACAACGGCACCGTGTTCTCGCTGTGGCGCCATGGCAGCCACGTGGCGCACCGGATGAAGTTCCCGGGTTCCTCTCGCATGGACGACTCGATCAGCACCGGCGCCGGCCGGGTCAGCCTGCCGGATGAGTACGCCGCGCATGCCATGGTCTTCCGCACCTTCGACAACGTCAGCTATGCGTTGGTGATGCAGGGTGTGAAGCCGGTGCGTGTGGGTTACAGCGCGCTGCATCCGGACGCGAAATGA
- the dprA gene encoding DNA-processing protein DprA produces the protein MTEHGHEALLRLLIAAGSLAPRRALLQTTGNADAALALGVAGWRAHGCTPEQCAALERPDTRALALAQRWLQQPDHHLLACNDPAFPPLLLDAPNPPLALFVAGDPTIAWRPAVALVGSRSPTPAGRALAARFATCFVEAGLAVTSGLAAGIDAAAHQAALEAGGCTLAVIGTGPDRAYPTSHARLQARIATDGAVLSEYLPGTPARPGHFPARNRLVAGLALATVVVEAAQRSGALITARLAAEAGREVCAIPGSVLNPRAAGCHRLIREGVALVERPEEVLELLAPALRHQLPGLQTRLATPTEQAAPADLPACWANDADYQRLWRVLEHDPISMDSLITQCGLTASEVSSMLLVMELAGIVVCVHGRYCRRP, from the coding sequence ATGACTGAGCATGGACATGAGGCGCTGCTGCGCCTGTTGATCGCGGCTGGTTCCCTGGCACCCAGGCGCGCGCTGCTGCAGACCACCGGCAATGCGGATGCAGCGTTGGCGCTCGGTGTTGCAGGCTGGCGGGCCCACGGCTGCACACCGGAACAATGCGCTGCGCTGGAGCGTCCCGACACCCGCGCCCTCGCGCTTGCGCAGCGCTGGCTGCAGCAGCCTGATCATCATCTGCTGGCCTGCAACGATCCAGCCTTCCCGCCCCTCCTGCTTGATGCACCCAATCCGCCCCTGGCGCTGTTCGTTGCCGGCGATCCGACCATCGCCTGGCGTCCTGCGGTGGCACTGGTCGGCAGCCGTTCACCCACCCCCGCCGGTCGTGCCCTGGCCGCCCGGTTTGCCACCTGCTTCGTCGAGGCCGGGCTGGCGGTGACCAGTGGATTGGCGGCAGGCATCGATGCGGCCGCCCACCAGGCGGCGCTGGAGGCAGGCGGCTGCACCCTCGCGGTGATAGGCACTGGCCCGGACCGCGCCTATCCCACCAGCCATGCCCGCCTGCAGGCAAGAATCGCCACCGACGGCGCGGTGCTCAGCGAGTACCTGCCAGGTACGCCCGCACGGCCGGGTCACTTCCCCGCGCGCAACCGGCTGGTGGCCGGGTTGGCCCTGGCCACGGTGGTGGTCGAGGCCGCACAACGCTCGGGCGCCCTGATCACCGCCCGGCTGGCAGCCGAAGCCGGCCGCGAGGTCTGCGCGATACCCGGTTCGGTACTCAATCCGCGCGCCGCCGGCTGCCACCGGCTCATCCGTGAAGGGGTTGCCCTGGTCGAACGGCCCGAAGAAGTGCTGGAACTGCTGGCCCCGGCACTGCGTCACCAGCTTCCGGGCTTGCAAACCCGGCTTGCCACCCCCACTGAACAGGCAGCGCCGGCGGACCTGCCGGCATGCTGGGCGAACGACGCTGACTACCAGCGCTTGTGGCGGGTGCTGGAGCACGACCCAATCAGTATGGATTCACTGATCACGCAGTGTGGATTGACGGCGTCGGAGGTGTCCTCCATGCTGCTGGTCATGGAACTTGCGGGGATCGTGGTGTGCGTACACGGCCGCTACTGTCGACGTCCCTAG
- a CDS encoding DUF494 family protein translates to MKESILDVLLYLFEHYFSEDADLIRDRDSLQNGLIQAGFSPTEINKAFEWLDALAAQRPSAAQARVDGPVRIYHGPELDKLDVECRGFLLYLEQHGILDAGQRELVLDRAMALDQDELDLDDLKWVVLMVLFNQPGAEAAYAWMETQMFVDEPEPLH, encoded by the coding sequence ATGAAAGAGAGCATCCTGGATGTACTGTTGTACCTGTTTGAACACTATTTCAGCGAAGATGCGGACCTGATCCGTGACCGCGACTCACTGCAGAATGGCCTGATCCAGGCCGGTTTCAGCCCCACTGAGATCAACAAGGCATTCGAATGGCTCGATGCCCTGGCAGCGCAGCGCCCAAGCGCGGCCCAGGCCCGGGTCGATGGCCCGGTGCGCATCTATCACGGCCCGGAGCTGGACAAGCTTGACGTGGAGTGCCGTGGTTTCCTGCTGTACCTGGAACAGCACGGCATCCTCGATGCCGGCCAGCGCGAGCTGGTGCTGGACCGGGCGATGGCCCTGGACCAGGACGAACTGGACCTGGACGACCTGAAATGGGTCGTGCTGATGGTGCTGTTCAACCAGCCCGGCGCCGAGGCGGCCTACGCCTGGATGGAAACGCAGATGTTCGTGGACGAGCCAGAACCCCTGCACTGA
- a CDS encoding GYF domain-containing protein, giving the protein MSEWFHAEGNRQQGPLPSEQLIELFRSNQITLDTLVWRDGLPQWQPLRNVVDELGLIVPAVDAAATAPPPPPAAPLPPTLPPASPYATTPMDAAPVAKKGLSGCALTAIIGGVALLVVVPILAILAAIALPAYNDYTIKAKVAGAVTVLQPLKDKVQHFADDQGRCPGANDAGFPAADEFAGQGLSAVHIGRFNNGHCGIEATLAVPGKSQDGDLLWLEYDRDSGRWECSGESDDKYLPTQCRG; this is encoded by the coding sequence GTGAGTGAGTGGTTCCATGCCGAAGGCAACCGCCAGCAAGGCCCGTTGCCCTCGGAACAGTTGATCGAGCTGTTCCGCAGCAACCAGATCACCCTGGACACCCTCGTATGGCGCGACGGCTTGCCGCAATGGCAGCCGTTGCGCAACGTGGTCGACGAACTGGGCCTGATCGTGCCTGCCGTTGATGCAGCCGCCACGGCACCACCGCCGCCGCCTGCCGCCCCTCTGCCGCCCACCCTTCCCCCCGCCTCTCCGTACGCGACCACGCCGATGGACGCTGCCCCGGTCGCGAAGAAGGGCCTGTCCGGCTGCGCGTTGACCGCCATCATCGGCGGCGTCGCACTGCTGGTGGTGGTGCCGATCCTGGCCATCCTGGCCGCGATCGCCCTGCCGGCCTACAACGACTACACCATCAAGGCCAAGGTCGCCGGCGCGGTCACCGTGCTGCAGCCGCTGAAGGACAAGGTCCAGCACTTCGCCGATGACCAGGGCCGCTGCCCGGGCGCCAACGACGCCGGCTTCCCGGCGGCGGACGAATTCGCAGGCCAGGGCCTGTCGGCCGTGCATATCGGCCGCTTCAACAATGGCCACTGCGGCATCGAAGCGACGCTGGCGGTTCCCGGCAAGAGCCAGGATGGCGACCTGCTCTGGCTCGAATACGACCGCGACAGCGGGCGCTGGGAATGCAGCGGCGAAAGCGACGACAAGTATCTGCCCACGCAATGCCGCGGCTGA
- a CDS encoding RDD family protein encodes MTEWYYAEGQQRQGPLEVTEIRQRFQRGQLNLDTLVWREGMGQWAPLRQMVEELGLQTLADASTSTATGGFDLRNDYAAIDNGTAPLPGTGALSSSPYTAPGAGGSDYSQPVQGGEVVYAGFWKRFAAYLIDYFVLLIPSGVVGGVLGFVLGAGMGAAGSGETAVEVVTQLISGLAGLFIAAAYYGWFHASRGGATLGKMAIGIKVVRGNGDRLTLGRSIGRYFATILSGLTLCIGYLMAAFTERKQGLHDLICDTVVVDRWAYTDQPQLQRREMGTVTIVILVLGGLLMLAGFAAIIFAVGVIANMAS; translated from the coding sequence ATGACTGAGTGGTACTACGCCGAAGGACAGCAACGCCAGGGACCGCTGGAGGTCACCGAGATCCGCCAGCGCTTCCAGCGTGGCCAGTTGAACCTGGACACCCTGGTCTGGCGCGAAGGCATGGGGCAGTGGGCGCCGCTGCGGCAGATGGTGGAAGAGCTGGGCCTGCAGACCCTGGCCGATGCCAGCACGTCCACCGCCACCGGTGGCTTCGACCTGCGCAACGACTACGCCGCGATCGACAACGGCACCGCGCCCCTGCCGGGCACCGGCGCCCTCAGCAGTTCGCCGTACACCGCGCCCGGCGCGGGCGGCAGTGACTATTCGCAGCCGGTGCAGGGCGGCGAGGTGGTCTACGCCGGCTTCTGGAAGCGCTTTGCCGCCTACCTGATCGACTACTTCGTCCTGCTGATTCCCAGCGGCGTGGTCGGTGGCGTACTGGGCTTCGTGCTCGGCGCGGGCATGGGCGCTGCCGGCAGCGGCGAAACAGCGGTTGAAGTGGTCACCCAGCTGATCAGTGGCCTGGCCGGCCTGTTCATCGCCGCCGCTTACTACGGCTGGTTCCATGCCTCCCGCGGCGGTGCCACCCTCGGCAAGATGGCCATCGGCATCAAGGTCGTGCGCGGCAATGGCGATCGCCTGACCCTGGGCCGCAGCATCGGCCGCTATTTCGCCACCATCCTCAGTGGCCTGACACTGTGCATCGGCTACCTGATGGCCGCCTTCACCGAGCGCAAGCAGGGCCTGCATGACCTGATCTGCGACACGGTGGTGGTCGACCGCTGGGCCTATACCGACCAGCCGCAGCTGCAGCGCCGCGAGATGGGCACGGTGACCATCGTGATCCTGGTGCTGGGCGGCCTGCTGATGCTGGCCGGTTTCGCCGCGATCATCTTCGCCGTCGGCGTCATCGCCAACATGGCGTCGTGA